From Pagrus major chromosome 18, Pma_NU_1.0, a single genomic window includes:
- the spry1 gene encoding protein sprouty homolog 1, producing the protein MELQSQHGPGGSLVVIQQPSLESRQRSDYERELQHAAILSLDQIKAIRSNNEYTEGPSVVRRPPVPRMAPRPQDKQERTHEVILVNVNNNYEHRPPGHHHHVGGGVVVVAGGQQYGGSRAPGLSRSTSTGSAASSGSNSSASSEQGLLARSPPTRPGMSLQHHHRAERPVRTQPKPKALLQPQQGPHFHQPPLEAPLKPQGKGKSDFSSSGNGVVAAAGHQFICERCGKCKCSDCTAPRSLPSCLACNGQCLCSAESALEHGTCMCLVKGIFYHCSNDDEGDSCADHPCSLSRSHCCSRFLCMGLMSVLFPCLLCYPPVKGCLKACQGCYDRVNRPGCRCKNSNTVYCKLESWAPQTQEKPS; encoded by the coding sequence ATGGAGCTCCAAAGTCAACATGGCCCCGGCGGTTCATTAGTGGTGATCCAGCAGCCTTCCCTAGAGAGCCGGCAGAGGTCGGATTACGAGCGGGAGCTCCAGCATGCCGCCATTCTCTCCCTGGACCAAATCAAGGCCATCCGCTCCAACAACGAGTATACCGAGGGGCCCTCGGTGGTACGGAGGCCCCCTGTACCCCGCATGGCCCCCAGGCCCCAGGACAAGCAGGAGAGGACTCACGAGGTCATCCTCGTCAATGTGAACAACAATTATGAGCACCGGCCGCCAGGTCACCACCATCACGTCGGGGGTGGCGTGGTGGTAGTGGCCGGGGGACAGCAGTACGGTGGGTCCCGGGCACCGGGGCTCAGCCGCTCCACTAGCACAGGAAGTGCCGCCAGTTCAGGGAGCAACAGCAGTGCCTCCTCTGAGCAGGGACTCTTGGCACGCTCGCCCCCCACCAGGCCTGGCATGAGCTTACAGCACCACCACAGAGCGGAGCGGCCTGTTCGGACTCAGCCCAAGCCCAAGGCCCTCTTACAGCCCCAGCAGGGACCTCACTTCCACCAGCCTCCACTAGAGGCTCCACTCAAGCCTCAGGGCAAAGGGAAATCAGACTTTTCTAGCTCTGGCAACGGGGTGGTGGCTGCAGCCGGGCACCAGTTCATCTGTGAGCGCTGTGGGAAGTGCAAGTGCAGTGACTGCACAGCTCCCAGGAGCCTGCCTTCATGTCTGGCGTGCAATGGCCAGTGCCTCTGCTCAGCTGAGAGTGCGCTGGAGCACGGCACGTGCATGTGCCTGGTTAAAGGCATCTTCTACCACTGCTCCAATGACGATGAGGGGGACTCATGTGCTGACCACCCCTGCTCGCTGTCACGCTCCCACTGCTGCTCTCGTTTCCTGTGCATGGGATTAATGTCGGTACTCTTCCCCTGTCTGCTATGCTACCCACCTGTCAAGGGGTGTCTGAAGGCGTGCCAGGGCTGCTACGACCGGGTTAACAGGCCCGGCTGTCGCTGCAAGAACTCCAACACTGTCTACTGCAAACTGGAGAGCTGGGCCCCACAGACCCAGGAAAAACCTTCCTGA